One window of the Hoplias malabaricus isolate fHopMal1 chromosome Y, fHopMal1.hap1, whole genome shotgun sequence genome contains the following:
- the LOC136679613 gene encoding arrestin domain-containing protein 3-like has product MSTIKELTLTYDPVNERNTFTNGDLLQGRVILEVSKEVKIDCFYIKCKGDADVRFDDSKNSHSHERYFKLKQFFIRDPSKPAKVKPNDIITAGETYGNIVRPGRHVYSFSFQLPHGIHGVVT; this is encoded by the exons ATGTCAACGATTAAAGAACTCACTTTAACCTACGACCCCGTGAACGAGAGGAACACGTTCACAAATGGAGACCTGCTGCAGGGGCGGGTAATTCTGGAAGTTTCCAAGGAGGTGAAGATCGactgtttttatattaaatgtaaaggggACGCGGATGTGCGCTTTGACGATTCAAAAAATTCCCACTCCCATGAACGATACTTCAAACTGAAACAGTTCTTCATCCGGGACCCCTCCAAACCAG CAAAAGTCAAACCAAATGACATTATAACAGCTGGGGAGACCT aTGGTAATATTGTCAGGCCAGGAAGACATGTTTATTCCTTTAGCTTTCAGCTGCCCCATGG AATCCACGGAGTGGTAACATAG